One Nicotiana tomentosiformis chromosome 1, ASM39032v3, whole genome shotgun sequence genomic window, AATGCTAATGAATGGATTCTaaatttaatttttgtatatattcaaTAAATTTCTTAACACAAAAATACACGTTTTGCTAATAATTCTTTTAACACAAAATACATTGTTTGAACAAAACTACTTGGTTCGGCCTATCGAACCCATAGCTCGGCTTTTGCCTCTGCCACAGTGTATAGGTGATATATATTAATTAGGTGTTCTTTTAGGACTTTTTGAGTTTTATTAGAGATTTATATGCAtgcaaataaaaaatatagagaACTTAAAAcgcatttttgtttttattttgattatatataaaaataatattgaaTTGAGACGGACTTTATGAAGTGACGTGAGCAAAATTTATATAACCTACCTTAACTTGCTCGGAAATAAGGTTTGGTTATTGTTTATATTGTTGTTATAGTATATCGACATCTCATTCTGAGTGGAAGCTAGCTTTCTATTTGTTATATATCGTCCTTTTAATCATCGTACCAAACAAAGAAATGAATTAATTAAAGCGGAATGAATAACGAGAATTAATTATATTACACAATTTAGCTAAATTAAGATTAAGGTACGATTGATTGACTGATGTTGGTATTGTTAGGAACAAAAAAAGACCACTTCTATATATGCTTGATCAAAATTCAATTAACCCTTGAATAATTAAAATTACAATAACCTTTTTTTAACATATAAGGGGTCCCCCTTATTTTTTTTTGTAAGAGGGGAAACTCGCAGCCGCGACACTTGGTGTGCATTGGCTAAACCTCCTCATGCGTAATAACATGCAAACCACACAGGGGATGTAAACCGCACTAGTCAAGCCCTGGGCGACGGATTCGATCGCAGGTCATCCATATGGATAACTACCCTCGAAACCAACCGATCAACCCCGAAGGGTTGCAAGGGGTCCCTTTTAACTAACATTTGCGTAATCTTTTTTAATATGTATTAATttcttacctttttttttttcatttgtgGTTTTCATAAATTTCTTACTACAGCGTGGAACACCATGGGCGGATGGAACTGCATCAATCTCCCAATGTCCCATTAACCCTGGAGAGACATTTGTTTACACGTTTATAGTTGACAAGGTAATTTCTCTCCCACAcaagaccaaaaaaaaaaatggaattaTCTTCTATGAGTTTTTTACGTTTTTTGAACCccccttaaaaaaatatttaaaattttctatattttaattataaaGTATTCGTCGAGACTATTTTTTATCTCTCTTGAACATCTTTCTTAATTAACACGCCCACTAAAAAAATATACTTCTTGTTTTTAacattaaatatttttgaacaatAACAATTTAACAAAACGTAACATGGAGCAAAGGTAGAATTATTTTATAATAGTTAGATTTTTTAGGACCCACAAGGACCATACATCCAAAAAGCAAGTGTCACCACTATATACAATATTATTCACTTTTACGTGAACAAGATATTTATATAGccaattttaaaattcaaaaattaaatgAAATTAAAAGAAATTGGATTTATTATATTTGTGTGATACTTAAATAATAGCCGGGGACGTATTCCTACCATGGATATTAAGGGAGGCAAAATATTATTTAACTTATTTCTTACTATACGAAATGAACTTATAAAGAAGTGAAGATTAATATAATCGGTCTTAACTTGTTTGGAATTAAGACGTTAATGTTGTATTAAAAAAAACAGGCAGGGACATATTTCTACCATGGACATTATGGGATGCAAAGATCAGCAGGATTATATGGTTCACTCATAGTGGAAGTTGCAAAAGATGAAAAAGAACCATTTCACTATGATGGAGAATTCAATTTATTACTTAGTGATTGGTGGCACAAAAGTTCCCAAGATCAACAAATTGACCTCTCTTCTAAGCCTTTTCGTTGGATTGGTGAACCACAGGTCACATATTacttccttattttttttttttataattgtgaTATCCGCGTCGGTTTGTATACACTTCGATTAATTTTACGGGTTGCTTGTTATCAGCATACGTATCAGATAACTTTATTTACCAACAGATTGAAAGAAATCATGCACTTAGCTAGtctttggccatagattcccaaatttgtttcGAAAAATCTggtttgggtgaagtttggtttgaagatgaaaacgtggttggacatcagttttcaaaatatatttcacttttattttttgaaaaaacatgaaacatgacttatacccacaagttctaaaaactatcacaaatacccaatatttaccttcatcaataacattcattatcattatcacaaaccatagttctgaacataaataaatttagtacaaaattattatttttataatgaactacagaatacactatcagatgaccgagaagacaaAGTAGCagtgttacaaaataataaatagtgggctcttttataaaatataaaagttgagctaattttttaaaaaacttaatAGTATAATTTTGGGCTTGGGATTTGGGTTTTGAATTTTGGGAATTTgtcaaaatatggataaaatttatgaacaaacatgtatttgccaaaaaatatttggcaaaaatttgacaaaatctatggccaaacaggTCCTTagtgggcatttggacataagaattatgaaattccgaaaaaagtaactttttttaaagtgaaaatgatatttgaaaattagagttgtgtttggatatgaaaaCAATTTGGAGTTGTTTTAGAATTTTGTAagtgatttgaagtgaaaattttgaaaaataactctttggagtttttcaaattttcgaaatatTACGAAATTCAAATTcaagtgaaatttaaaatttttatgttcAAATACTGAttccgtaaaaaaaaaaaatgaaaaaaaatgacGGCCAAACAGGCCCTAAATATCCCTTTGTTGTGAAACCAGAGTTTGTTGATGAATGGAAGAGGTCAATTCAATTGTTCTCTAGCGGCGCAATTTAGCAAATCATCAGTTCCTCAGTGCAAGTTAAGAGGAGATGAGCAGTACGCACCCCAGATTATTCACGTGCATCCAAACAAGACTTATAGGCTTAGAGTGGCTAGCAGCACTGCATTGTCTTCACTCAACTTGGCCATTGGGGTAAGGAACAAAATagccttatttatttttttctcacTTCAAAAGTAATTATTCCTTTCAACTTTTTACAAAGTTATTATTCTTTTGCTACTCTAAAGTAGTTTCATGAATCAATTCTTGACTTTCTTTTCATAATCATGATAATGTTTGAATCAGTTTgtgtattttaatttttgttattaaAAGTTTTGACGTTAAAATCAGATAGCGTcatagataaagatattaaaattaaataggaTTTAGAGTTGAGTTACTCCTCTATTTTCAAGGTAAAAAGGTTGAATTTATTTTACGATTGACAAAATTGATTCATAAATTGAATAAGTTTATGACGATTATGATGTGTGGGTCTacacttcaatttttttttctttttccattaGGAACTTTTGAAGTTGAGATTTAGATAGAGTAAGACCGTAGGAGAGAGAGTTTTGAAAATTGAGGCTACATTTCCAAGGTAAAAGATTGAATTCATTGTAGATTATAAAAATTGACTCATTCTTATTTGTTAAAATTGGATAAATTACAATTTAAAgttgaatttttaattttttgttaaAGAGAAATGACTTTTAAACCTTTTTAAAAAGTTAAAATAATTTGGACCACTTCTTGATTTGGTGCTTACGCAAGAACTGTACTAATCTTCTTTATATCGTCTCAATTTTTTAAAGATATGGGACAGCATTTGAAAAGAGAATTTGTTAACATCAGTGGTGCAAAGTTGAAAACAACATAGCTTTAAGCAAGTTTAGTTCATAAATGGGAGACCTTTGTGCCCACCAAATAAAGTTGGAGAAAGTAATTCTCAAAGTGGCTAAAACTGAAAATTACACTACTACTCTATTTAAGGAGTCAATATTTTTCTATTATGATTCTTTTTATCGTTAAGATAGTATTTTAAACTATAAAATTATGATTTATAATCTCATTATATATCTTTATATTTATCTGCGCTTGAGATTAATTTACACCAGACCTTATTAACTTATAATAGGCTAAGTGATAAAAATGAAGTGAGAACGTACAATAATTAACCATAGTTAAGTAATAAAAGTACGTTGCAAATACATAAAATTTGTTTATTGATTCGACGTAAACAACAAATATGAGCACATTGGTCGTCTGTTACTATTTTGCCATGAAAATCCATCTGTATCTAAGGACAAATATAAAATGTAAGGTACATGATCATTCGAAACCAGTAATTTTATGGCTCACACAACATAGTCTTGCTAAATTAAATaagtataaataattaatttcaaaactagTAAATCAAATGAGTTGAGATGGAACCTGAACTCAAACCCATAAAATAAATTCTAAATTCGACCAAAAAAAAATGAAGTTGACTATCTTTTACAAAAGCTCTTAAGAAATAATTCTGATACTTGTTTTGATTTTACATATATAGGGTCACAAAATGGTGGTGGTTGAAGCAGATGGAAACTACATTCAACCATTTTCTGTAGAAAATCTGGATATTTATTCAGGTGAAAGCTACTCAATTCTCTTCAATACTGATCAAAATCTTTCAAACAACTACTGGATTTCagtaaattattattattgagtTTAAGTTCTATGTAGTGAcggaataaaaaatatataattatataacTATGTCCAGAGGCGGATCCATGATTTAAACTTAATGGGTTCAAGTTATAAAGTTTTTAGAAtagaactcattatatttttaaagttatgagttcatatatattatttttctaattttaatgaatttttatacataaacttttactccgcgtcaaaagttatgagttcaattgaaccGATAACTAGTACTACACTATATCCGTCACCGACTACGTCACGTAAAAGCCAGTTGCATGTCATTTTTATGATTAATACTATTTACCAAACTTAAAAATAGTAAGTTATACAACTATAACATGTTAAATCGTACTGATCGATAGTGTAAGAATTCTTTATGGTATAGTATATAACCATTTCTTATGGAAAATATGGACATTTATTCAGGTGAAAGCTATTCAATTCTCTTCACAACTGATCAAAACCCTTCAAACAATTACTGGATTTCAGTCAATGTAAGAGCAAGAGAACCTAAAACACCTCAAGGCCTCACTATATTGAATTACATTCCAAATTTTGGttcaaaaattccaatttcacCACCACCATTGCCACCTCTTTGGAATGATTATAACTACAGCAAAGTCTTCTATAAGAAAATCTTTGGCTTGATTGGATCACCTAAGCCTCCAACTCAATACAATCGTCGTTTTTTGctcctcaatactcaaaacaGGTACTCCTTCCATTCATATTTTGTTTGACAATATTTAACTGAAAATAGAATTTAAAAAGAATATAATATAAAGTATTTTTGACGCATAAATTATATAGGCATATAGTATTGAAAAAAAAGTATCTTTACTATCCACTATCCAGTGGGACATGCTCGTtaaaaaattagaaagatgaAACAAATTTCTTGAATTAAAGTTTTATGTATCAATGAGGTAAAAATAATTTATGCAATCATGTTAAAAAATAGTTATAGGTAACCTTTTATAATTAATGTctgataaattgaaaaaaaatagtaAGATACATATTGTAACATGTTAAATAAATATATACTAATAATGTAAGAATTCTTTTCACTGTcagtatatatataacttaaatctataaaaaaaaatatagtaaATTATTACTCTATTTTATATTACCATATCAAGCTTGCTATGAAGATTTAATGTGATGATATGAAAAGTTTATATACGTGTTGTCCGTATATAAAACATAAATTATTTCTTAGGCAAAACAtgtgaaaatatttttgttgATAAATGATGATGAGACATGAATTTAGGACCTCTTTCGTTCTGTTACTATGTAGATTAGTTATGTGATTACATCATCTAATTACAAGagtaaattattaaaaatatgagattatatttattaattatatctGTTTATAACAGGATTGAAGGATACACCAGATGGGCTATCAACAACATTTCCTTAGTCTTTCCAACTACACCCTATTTAGGATCCATAAAATATGGCATAAATAATGCATTTGACACAAAATCTCCACCAGATACTTTTTccaaagactatgatatcatgaAACCACCACCAAACCCTAATTCCACATATGGAAATGGTGTTTACATGTTGAAATTCAATACCACCATTGACATAATCCTTCAAAATGCCAATGCCTTAGCCGAAAACGTCAGTGAAATTCACCCTTGGCATTTGCATGGACATAATTTTTGGGTTTTAGGGTATGGAGACGGAGATTTTACAACAGAAGATGCTGAGACGACGTTCAATTTGAATAATCCTCCGTTAAAGAACACAGTTGTTGTTTTTCCCTACGGATGGACTGCACTAAGATTTGTGGCAAATAATCCAGGGGTTTGGGCTTTTCATTGTCATATTGAACCTCATTTGCATATAGGCATGGGAGTTGTCTTT contains:
- the LOC104089230 gene encoding L-ascorbate oxidase-like — encoded protein: MYLLGILLLLLELSTISAMAKTRQFKWRVEYMHWSPDGVEGVVMAINGKFPGPTIRARTGDTISVELTNKLLTEGVVIHWHGIPQRGTPWADGTASISQCPINPGETFVYTFIVDKAGTYFYHGHYGMQRSAGLYGSLIVEVAKDEKEPFHYDGEFNLLLSDWWHKSSQDQQIDLSSKPFRWIGEPQSLLMNGRGQFNCSLAAQFSKSSVPQCKLRGDEQYAPQIIHVHPNKTYRLRVASSTALSSLNLAIGGHKMVVVEADGNYIQPFSVENLDIYSGESYSILFTTDQNPSNNYWISVNVRAREPKTPQGLTILNYIPNFGSKIPISPPPLPPLWNDYNYSKVFYKKIFGLIGSPKPPTQYNRRFLLLNTQNRIEGYTRWAINNISLVFPTTPYLGSIKYGINNAFDTKSPPDTFSKDYDIMKPPPNPNSTYGNGVYMLKFNTTIDIILQNANALAENVSEIHPWHLHGHNFWVLGYGDGDFTTEDAETTFNLNNPPLKNTVVVFPYGWTALRFVANNPGVWAFHCHIEPHLHIGMGVVFAEDVHLVKNIPNEALTCGLTGKMFAKDKHK